Within the Acidimicrobiia bacterium genome, the region ACGAGCTCCGAGCCAAGCTCGAGCGCGGGAAGCCGCTGCGCGCAAAGCTCGGCATCGATCCGACCGCGTCGGACATCCACTTGGGTTTCGCGGTCGTCCTGCGCAAGCTGCGCGAGTTCCAGGACCTCGGCCACACGGCCGTGCTCATCCTCGGAGACTTCACCGCACAAGTGGGTGACCCGTCGGGACGATCAGCAAGCCGACCTCGCTTGTCCAAGGAGGAGGTCGACGCACACGCCGAGACCTACCTCGAGCAGATCCACCAGATCCTGAGCACCGATCGACTCGAGGTGCGCCGCAACGCTGAGTGGCTGGGCACGATGGGTATCGAGGACGCCCTGCGACTCGCGTCGCGCACAACCGTCGCTCGCATGCTCGAACGCGACGACTTCGCGAACCGCTACGCCGAGGGTTCGCCGATCTCGGTCATGGAGTTCCTGTACCCGCTGTTGCAGGGCTGCGACTCGGTGGTGGTCGAGGCCGACGTCGAGCTCGGGGGGACCGACCAGCTGTTCAATTTCTTGCTCGCCCGACAGCTCCAGGAGCAAGAGGGCCAAGAGCCGCAGTGCATCATCACGACGCCGCTGCTCGTCGGACTCGATGGCGCGCAGAAGATGTCGAAGAGCCTCGGCAACTACGTGGGCATCTCGGAGCCTCCGGCGGAGCAGTTCGGCAAGGTCATGTCGATCCCGGACGACCTGATCGAGCAGTGGGCGCTGCTCACGACGAGCGCGACCGAGTCGATCACCCGTCGTCTCCAGGAGGGCACAAAGGTCGAAGCGAAACGCGCGCTGGGCCGCGCGATTGTCGACGAGTACCACCCGGAGGGCTCTGGCGCCGCGGCCGAGGCGGAGTTCGACCGGGTCTTCAAGGCCAAGGAGACCCCCACAGACATCCCCGAGCACGTGCTCGACGTCTCTGAGGCGGTGGACGGCAAGATCCGCCTGGCCAACGTGCTCCGCCAGGCCGGTCTCGTGCAGTCCAACACCGAAGGGCAGCGCCTGATCACCCAGGGCGGCGTCCGTTGCAACGACGAGCCCGCCACCGACCCAGACGCGGCGCTCGAGCCGGCCGAGCTCGACGGGGTCGTGCTCCAGGTCGGGCGGCGACGATGGGTCCGGATTCGAGCGAATCCGGCGCGGTAATTGACTCGGCCCCTTGGGCCCCATAGGATCAGAGGTCCGCCTAGGGGATTCCCTCAGGCGGTTGACACGGACGCTCGCCCAGGTCATCAGCCGCCGAAACCCGGCGACGATGGCCAGCCGAGTCGAGTGAGCGTTCAGCCAGCAAGGATTTCCGGCGTGTATTGCGCGCCGCGTGCCTCGCGACAGCTCCTTGAAAACGGAACAGTGACGCCACAAAAGCCAGTGAAGGCGTTCGCGCCGTTTCTTTGACGCGCGTGGGCGCCTCTCGCAATTCCGTCACCTGAGGGCGAAGTGTCGCTCGACGGTGACTCTCCGATCTGCACCCCGCCAAGGGTGTTGGTCTCGATGGAGAGTTTGATCCTGGCTCAGGACGAACGCTGGCGGCGCGCCTCATACATGCAAGTCGAACGTGAAGCCTGGAGCTTGCTCTGGGTGGAAAGTGGCGAACGGGTGAGGAACACGTGAGGAACCTGCCCTGGAGACCGGGATAACACCGGGAAACCGGTGCTAATACCGGATGCCCTCACCGGATCACATGATCCGGTGAGGAAATGGATTCCGCTCCAGGATGGCCTCGCGGCCTATCAGCTTGTTGGTGGGGTAACGGCCCACCAAGGCTTCGACGGGTAGCTGGTCTGAGAGGATGTCCAGCCACACTGGGACTGAGACACGGCCCAGACTCCTACGGGAGGCAGCAGTAGGGAATCTTGCGCAATGAGCGAAAGCTTGACGCAGCGACGCCGCGTGCGGGATGAAGGCCCTCGGGTCGTAAACCGCTTTCAGCAGGGACGAAATTGACGGTACCTGCAGAAGAAGCCCCGGCCAACTACGTGCCAGCAGCCGCGGTAATACGTAGGGGGCAAGCGTTGTCCGGATTTATTGGGCGTAAAGAGCTCGTAGGCGGTTCGACAAGTCGACTGTGAAATCTCCACGCTCAACGTGGAGGGGTCAGTCGAGACTGTCGTGACTCGAGTCCGGTAGGGGAGTGTGGAATTCCCGGTGTAGCGGTGAAATGCGCAGAGATCGGGAGGAACACCCGTAGCGAAGGCGGCACTCTGGGCCGGTACTGACGCTGAGGAGCGAAAGCGTGGGGAGCAAACAGGATTAGATACCCTGGTAGTCCACGCCGTAAACGTTGGGCACTAGGTGTGGGGCTCTATCAACGGGCTCCGTGCCGTAGCTAACGCATTAAGTGCCCCGCCTGGGGAGTACGGCCGCAAGGCTAAAACTCAAAGGAATTGACGGGGGCCCGCACAAGCGGCGGAGCATGTGGCTTAATTCGAAGCAACGCGAAGAACCTTACCTGGGCTTGACATACACCTTACAGCCATAGAGATATGTCGGATCCGTTCGTGGTGTACAGGTGGTGCATGGCTGTCGTCAGCTCGTGTCGTGAGATGTTGGGTTAAGTCCCGCAACGAGCGCAACCCCTATCCTATGTTGCCAGCGCGTAATGGCGGGGACTCGTAGGAGACTGCCGGTGCCAAACCGGAGGAAGGTGGGGACGAGGTCAAGTCCTCATGCCCCTTACGTCCAGGGCTGCACACATGCTACAATGGCCGGTACAAAGGGTTGCTACTCTGCGAAGAGACGCCAATCCCAAAAAGCCGGTCTCAGTTCGGATCGCAGTCTGCAACTCGACTGCGTGAAGTCGGAGTCGCTAGTAATCGCAG harbors:
- the tyrS gene encoding tyrosine--tRNA ligase, translating into MPPSVNTQLETLRANTVDFISEDELRAKLERGKPLRAKLGIDPTASDIHLGFAVVLRKLREFQDLGHTAVLILGDFTAQVGDPSGRSASRPRLSKEEVDAHAETYLEQIHQILSTDRLEVRRNAEWLGTMGIEDALRLASRTTVARMLERDDFANRYAEGSPISVMEFLYPLLQGCDSVVVEADVELGGTDQLFNFLLARQLQEQEGQEPQCIITTPLLVGLDGAQKMSKSLGNYVGISEPPAEQFGKVMSIPDDLIEQWALLTTSATESITRRLQEGTKVEAKRALGRAIVDEYHPEGSGAAAEAEFDRVFKAKETPTDIPEHVLDVSEAVDGKIRLANVLRQAGLVQSNTEGQRLITQGGVRCNDEPATDPDAALEPAELDGVVLQVGRRRWVRIRANPAR